In Vreelandella piezotolerans, one genomic interval encodes:
- a CDS encoding exopolysaccharide biosynthesis protein: MSDTQEATNLTELIHTMERMERENAQVSVDDVVHAVGRRSFGPLLLLAGLITLAPIIGDIPGMPTLMAALVLLTSVQLLIGRATFWLPGWLLNRSLSRHKFDKGLHYMKKPARWIDGLLGVRLAWMTGYIGIRVTAFACLLVALAMPPMEFIPFSANGAGLALSLFGLGLVARDGLMLALGFLLTGVTFTVVLMNLI; the protein is encoded by the coding sequence ATGAGCGATACGCAGGAAGCAACGAATTTAACCGAACTGATCCACACCATGGAACGGATGGAGCGGGAAAACGCGCAGGTTAGCGTGGATGATGTGGTGCATGCGGTGGGGCGGCGCTCGTTTGGGCCGCTGCTGCTGTTGGCAGGCTTGATTACGCTGGCGCCGATCATTGGTGATATCCCCGGAATGCCAACGCTGATGGCCGCCTTGGTGCTGCTCACGTCGGTGCAGCTTTTGATCGGTCGAGCAACGTTTTGGCTACCTGGTTGGTTGCTCAACCGCTCTTTGTCTCGGCATAAATTCGATAAAGGGCTGCACTATATGAAAAAACCGGCCCGCTGGATCGATGGACTGCTGGGCGTGCGCTTGGCGTGGATGACGGGCTATATCGGTATTCGGGTGACGGCCTTCGCTTGCCTGCTGGTGGCGTTAGCGATGCCACCCATGGAGTTCATCCCTTTCAGTGCCAATGGCGCTGGATTGGCACTTTCGCTGTTTGGGCTGGGGCTGGTGGCGAGAGATGGCCTGATGCTCGCACTGGGGTTTTTGCTGACGGGCGTGACGTTTACGGTCGTCTTGATGAATCTTATTTAA
- a CDS encoding TerB family tellurite resistance protein, whose amino-acid sequence MLDAIHSFFQQALSAPEQRDDQSLTLELASAALLCEVMRADYDQSDVERAALKQMLMARYRLDEQDVSQLMALAEAEVDDAVDHYQFVSLIKQHYDYDQRLELVNLMWELAWADGSLDPLEEHRIRRLADLLYVSHSDFIRSKLSHSPDESVIHPNTHGKGAPRRP is encoded by the coding sequence GTGCTGGATGCCATTCACTCTTTTTTTCAACAGGCCCTCTCTGCGCCTGAGCAGCGTGATGACCAAAGCCTGACCCTGGAGCTAGCCTCGGCAGCGCTACTGTGTGAGGTGATGCGCGCGGACTACGATCAGAGCGACGTAGAGCGCGCGGCCCTCAAGCAAATGCTGATGGCGCGCTACCGGCTCGATGAACAAGATGTCAGCCAGTTGATGGCATTGGCAGAGGCGGAGGTCGACGATGCAGTGGATCACTATCAGTTCGTTAGCCTGATCAAACAGCACTACGACTACGATCAGCGCCTGGAGCTGGTGAACCTCATGTGGGAGCTGGCCTGGGCCGATGGCTCGCTCGACCCGCTGGAAGAGCATCGCATCCGTCGGCTGGCGGATCTACTTTACGTCAGTCATAGCGACTTCATTCGCAGCAAACTCAGCCATTCACCCGACGAGAGCGTAATCCATCCCAACACTCACGGTAAAGGAGCGCCGAGACGCCCATGA
- a CDS encoding YqhA family protein has translation MSHSPSPQSTPPPKPPHEQSTWERRIETALWNSRFLVMLAVVPSLLGSLMLFIVGTLDIFKVVGDVLHYYLVDDSQNIHDTLVPDIIIAVDIYLIAIVLLIFGLGVYRLFVSRIDQAEVRYPAHPFNVASLDQLKDKIARVVILAVIIEFFRAVVDIRFATPLDAIYLALSVLALAAALYLMSLAHKGE, from the coding sequence ATGAGTCACTCACCTTCACCTCAGTCGACACCGCCACCCAAACCGCCTCACGAGCAGTCTACTTGGGAGAGGCGTATCGAGACGGCGCTGTGGAATTCGCGCTTTTTGGTCATGCTGGCGGTGGTGCCAAGCCTGCTGGGCTCGCTGATGCTGTTTATCGTCGGTACGTTGGATATTTTCAAGGTAGTGGGGGATGTGCTGCACTACTACTTGGTGGATGACAGCCAAAATATCCATGACACCCTGGTGCCCGACATCATTATCGCGGTGGATATCTATCTGATTGCCATCGTGCTGCTGATATTCGGGCTGGGCGTGTATCGATTGTTCGTCTCGCGTATCGACCAAGCCGAGGTGCGTTACCCCGCCCACCCCTTCAACGTCGCCTCGCTGGATCAGTTGAAAGACAAAATCGCCCGCGTGGTGATTCTGGCCGTGATCATCGAGTTCTTCCGCGCCGTGGTGGACATTCGCTTCGCCACACCGCTGGATGCGATCTACTTGGCACTGTCCGTGCTGGCGCTGGCCGCTGCGCTCTACTTGATGAGTTTGGCGCATAAAGGGGAGTAG
- a CDS encoding nucleoid-associated protein produces the protein MPLLHSTVYRLEPSLDGERLSVTAPPTETDTASNDAVMASLVNALNDTYNTKAKGWGRFAEQGEQASPLVAWLKAYQADEQTFAQLSSAMAERLAQTLQGQLSVGGFLVIAHLRQGDTETLFMALVHQREGIGFNDAHQAVPAAQLNTSQLTLAARINVTQWQSGAESTQYVSFLKDRGGKKLADGVAALLGMEEGIDAPAETRTLLKAFSDYVEKEDLDDDASREKTDTLVDYANEQLRRGEPMTLEELSELVDEQQPRAFYDHIRNADYGLSPEIPPDKRTISQFRRFTGRSGGVSISFDSHLLGSSIEYDETQDRLIIKQVPKQLKEQLAKRKD, from the coding sequence ATGCCGCTACTACACAGTACCGTTTACCGCTTGGAGCCTTCCCTCGACGGCGAACGCTTGAGTGTGACTGCCCCACCTACCGAGACCGACACCGCCAGCAATGACGCGGTGATGGCAAGCTTGGTGAACGCGCTAAACGACACTTACAACACCAAGGCAAAAGGCTGGGGGCGTTTTGCCGAGCAGGGTGAGCAGGCAAGCCCCTTGGTGGCGTGGCTCAAGGCGTATCAAGCCGACGAGCAAACCTTTGCCCAATTGTCCAGCGCCATGGCCGAGCGGCTGGCTCAAACGTTGCAGGGCCAGCTCTCGGTGGGCGGTTTCTTGGTCATCGCCCATCTTCGTCAAGGTGACACCGAAACGCTGTTCATGGCGCTCGTGCATCAGCGGGAAGGCATTGGCTTCAACGACGCGCACCAAGCGGTGCCCGCCGCCCAGCTCAATACGAGCCAGCTCACGCTGGCGGCACGCATCAACGTGACCCAGTGGCAGAGCGGCGCGGAAAGCACGCAGTACGTGTCGTTCCTGAAGGACCGCGGCGGTAAAAAGCTGGCCGACGGCGTCGCGGCGCTGCTGGGGATGGAGGAGGGCATCGATGCCCCGGCCGAAACCCGTACGCTGCTGAAAGCCTTTAGCGACTACGTCGAAAAAGAGGACCTGGACGACGATGCCAGTCGTGAAAAAACCGATACGCTGGTCGACTACGCCAACGAGCAGTTACGCCGTGGCGAACCCATGACGCTGGAAGAGCTCTCCGAGCTCGTCGACGAGCAGCAGCCCAGGGCGTTTTACGACCATATTCGCAACGCCGACTACGGCCTTTCGCCGGAAATACCGCCGGACAAACGCACCATTAGCCAGTTTCGCCGCTTTACCGGTCGCTCTGGCGGCGTCTCGATCAGCTTCGATTCACACCTGCTGGGTTCCAGTATTGAATATGACGAAACCCAAGATCGGCTGATCATCAAACAAGTGCCCAAACAGCTCAAAGAGCAGCTCGCCAAGCGCAAGGATTGA